CGTTGACGTCCCTCTGTCTGAATTTTTAAGACTTCATCCAGGGTTGTAATCAAGGATTCATTTGTATATTTTAATGTTTCTATATCTACGATTCCTCGTTCAGATTCTTTTGCCACATCAATCGTTGCCATCTTTAATGTCTCTGCGTTTTTCTTCAAGAGAGCATTGGTCATATCCGTAACTTCACGTTGGGCTTGTGCAGCCTGACCGGCATGGGTTACACCAAGGGCCAAAACCATCTGACTTTTCCACAATGGAATAGTATTCACAATGGTTGATTGAATTTTTTCCGCCATAATTGAATCATTTTCTTGGATTAGGCGAATCTGGGGTGCCATCTGCAATGAAATTGTCTTTGTCAATTCCAAGTCATAGAGCTTTTTTTCAAAGCGATTAATCATATTATTCATATCATTAACTGCCTGAGCATGTTCTGCTAACCCGGATTCTTCAGATTGTTTGATTAAAGCTGGAAGCTCTTGGTTCTTGGCAATATCAAGCTTTTTCTTCCCAGCTAAAATATACATATTCAACTCTTTAAAATATGTTTTGTTCAGCTCATACATCTTATCAAGCATGGCAACATCTTTTAGCAATGTCACTTGATGGTTTTCTAAAGCCGTTGTAATATGATTGACGTTGGTCTCTGCCTTGGCATACTTGGTTTTCATATCACTAATCTTTTGCGCTGGTCGTCGAAAGAGTTTTTTCAAACCTTTTTCTTCTTCTTCCTTGTCAAAGTTTTTTAGCTCTTTGACCACGCCAGAAAGCATGTCGCCTATTTCTCCTAAGTCTTTTGTCTTGACTCGCTCAAGAGCCGTTTCTGAAAAATCAGCAATCTTTTTTTGCGCTCCGGCACCAAACTGAAGGATAATATTCGAATCTGTTAGGTTGATTTGACTTGCAAAATCGTCTACCATCTTCAATTCTTCCTTAGATAGGACACTTTCTTTTTCAATCTTTTTTTCTTCTTCGGCTAATATTGCTTCTGGTTTTTCATCATCACTGAATGGTTCAAAGGTAAGTGTAGGTATCTCGCTCATATCATTCTCCCATCGTTTTTGATTTATTGATTGTATTTTCTGCAAGGCCTTCTTGGGCCAACATTGTCTCCATCACAGAAATATCTGTAGATATATCCCATGCCAAATCTTTAAACAACTGGTCTAGCAGCTTTTCAAAAGCGCTGTTAATTGTATCTAACGTCTGCTTAATCTCTTGCTTTGTCCTTAATATATTTTCCCCCTGAATCGGTTGCTGTTCGAACTCATAATAGGCCATCAGCAACTTAATCGTTGTCGGTAGATAATAATCCATTAATCGTCGTACTTCATCTTTTTGGTCCGGGTGTTTTTCGATGTACTCTATAATCTTAATCAAAACAGCTTCCATGTGAATAATTTTATTGACCGCGTCTGTGTCTTTAAGTTTTACCCGCAAATCGTTAATACGTTGAAGATAATCTCTTCCCATACGCGCAACCATTGACCCACTATTTTCACTGGTCTGTGCTTGTTCTTCTTTTTCTTCGACCTGTGCCTGTTCATGCCCCGTTAGATAACGATACTGCTCATATCCTCCACGTGATAGATAAAGCATCCCATCTTCTGTATCAAGGCTTGCCTGTGGAAACATACCGATACGTATCATTTTTTTCAAGTCTTTTATAACATATTTATAGGAAAATCCGCTTAGTTCCATCACTTCATACAATTCAATAAAGTGACGATTCCCAATAATATGTAAATACTTATCAAATCGCTTGTATCGATTGCGAAGTGTACTTCCTCGTGATTGCAAAATCAAGCTTGTCACAAAAAAGGGCATCATAATACCGATAGGTAAGGTAAAGGCAGCAACACTTCCTGTAGCCATTCCGATAATAGCTAAAATCATAATCGCAATTCCAAGTCCTGTACTCCCTATCATTCCAAGAATTTTCAAAACCATTCCAGAAACTTTTCCAATGGGATTATACGCAAAAGTAATCTGTCGTTTTTTTATCTTTTTGAACGTCCGCCCAACATATGTATTTTTGGGTTGTTGATAAACCTCTGTTTTTTCGGGTTTGGGAGGGGATGGCGCTTTTGGAGCTTTGGCAACATCATTGGAAAATTGTATCGAACCAATTGCTTTGCGCACTTCATTGATTGCCATATCAACCGTGTCACTGACCACATCACCAATCTCATGATCCATCCCTTTGAAATCACCGGTTCGCATAGATTCTTTGATGCTTCGTTTAAATTCTTTTGTGCTTGTGTTCCATTCTTTACGATCCATAATTATCGATCCTCCATCTATATTATATCTTCTAGATCGAATCCTACTCTTTATTATAGACTAAGTTTAACACAAGCTCAATTCGAAAACGATTAAGATTTAATAAAAAATATCTTTTCTACCTCTTTATAGCTCTCTAATTTTTCATATATCCTTTGCACTATAGTTCAAATATATTATATATGCTAAGTGACTAAGGAGCTTATCATAAGAAAACAAAGGCAGCCAACATAACATGTGGCTGCCTTAATCGATTATTCTTCAGTTGTCTCTTCATCAAGCTGGGTTGTGGGTTCAGGCACTATATTAATCTGACGTGCAGTGGCCTGAATCGGGTCGGATTCCATTACGTCACCTGCAAAAAACACATGTACATACTGCCCTTTTTCAAGTGCGTCCATTGTCTTTTCATCTTCCGCATAAATAACCGTCTCTGAATTAACGGTTACATTACCTCGGTGATAATCCGCGCCATTTTTCCCCAATTCCCCTTCAACAAAAATAGTGATTGTCTCATTGGGGTTGGCTGTTAATTCTTTGATATATCCAGCCAGTCCATATACAACGAGCTCGGAACCGGAGTCCGTATCTGCACCCGGTTGCAACTCTTGTTCTATAGGTGGTTGCTCCGGTTTTGAACAAGCAGTAACTATCATTAACATCAATGCTAACATCAACATGATTTTCATTTTCATAATTGACCTCCTCTTTTGTATAGATTAATTCGTTGCTATACTCTTTAGACGTGGTCAGTAAAAAAATGTTCCATTAACGAAAACCAAAGTAATCCGGGTCTTTTTCTAATAACTTCATAATCAATTCTGTCATCGCTTTGACCTCAACCAGCATACATGTAGCATCACCAAAGGTAAATGTGGTGGCAATATCTTGGTCATAAAGCATCTGCTCAATCCGCCCATAATTTTCCGATACACTGCCATCAACGGTATTATGCCCGATATAAGTCACATCGTAGCTAGTTTTATCATAGTCAATGACCTTAAGGGGTCTTGAACTATTTAACAAGCGATTAGGTACATCCAGCCATTCTTCAATGCTGTGTATGTAAGTATTGCTTGTAAGGTTTGTTCCGACAAATAGAAGCTGGGACGGTTCATCATAAAGGCTTCCAAAGCATCCATGCCGTGGGCATGGTGTAAGCGGTTCTCCTTTTTGTATCAATGCTTTATCTTTATTTGTATATTCGACTTTTCTTTTCCCATAAGCTGCTACAGAATGTGTCGGGTGCAAAGAACGCACCACATCCTCTCGGGACAGAAAAATATTGGTTAATAAACCTACACACGATTTTTCTGTTGCAACATTGTATGTATCCTCTTTTAAATTACCTTCATCCCAAGAGTGTGTGGGAAACAGTAGTA
This sequence is a window from Vallitaleaceae bacterium 9-2. Protein-coding genes within it:
- a CDS encoding toxic anion resistance protein, which encodes MSEIPTLTFEPFSDDEKPEAILAEEEKKIEKESVLSKEELKMVDDFASQINLTDSNIILQFGAGAQKKIADFSETALERVKTKDLGEIGDMLSGVVKELKNFDKEEEEKGLKKLFRRPAQKISDMKTKYAKAETNVNHITTALENHQVTLLKDVAMLDKMYELNKTYFKELNMYILAGKKKLDIAKNQELPALIKQSEESGLAEHAQAVNDMNNMINRFEKKLYDLELTKTISLQMAPQIRLIQENDSIMAEKIQSTIVNTIPLWKSQMVLALGVTHAGQAAQAQREVTDMTNALLKKNAETLKMATIDVAKESERGIVDIETLKYTNESLITTLDEVLKIQTEGRQRRQEAEVELNRIENELKQKLLSIRQ
- a CDS encoding DUF3221 domain-containing protein — encoded protein: MKMKIMLMLALMLMIVTACSKPEQPPIEQELQPGADTDSGSELVVYGLAGYIKELTANPNETITIFVEGELGKNGADYHRGNVTVNSETVIYAEDEKTMDALEKGQYVHVFFAGDVMESDPIQATARQINIVPEPTTQLDEETTEE
- a CDS encoding 5-bromo-4-chloroindolyl phosphate hydrolysis family protein — protein: MDRKEWNTSTKEFKRSIKESMRTGDFKGMDHEIGDVVSDTVDMAINEVRKAIGSIQFSNDVAKAPKAPSPPKPEKTEVYQQPKNTYVGRTFKKIKKRQITFAYNPIGKVSGMVLKILGMIGSTGLGIAIMILAIIGMATGSVAAFTLPIGIMMPFFVTSLILQSRGSTLRNRYKRFDKYLHIIGNRHFIELYEVMELSGFSYKYVIKDLKKMIRIGMFPQASLDTEDGMLYLSRGGYEQYRYLTGHEQAQVEEKEEQAQTSENSGSMVARMGRDYLQRINDLRVKLKDTDAVNKIIHMEAVLIKIIEYIEKHPDQKDEVRRLMDYYLPTTIKLLMAYYEFEQQPIQGENILRTKQEIKQTLDTINSAFEKLLDQLFKDLAWDISTDISVMETMLAQEGLAENTINKSKTMGE
- a CDS encoding AAC(3) family N-acetyltransferase: MYTKDELIRHLKKSNTNPKGTIMVHSSMRAIGQVDGGADTVIDALCNFMDEGLLLFPTHSWDEGNLKEDTYNVATEKSCVGLLTNIFLSREDVVRSLHPTHSVAAYGKRKVEYTNKDKALIQKGEPLTPCPRHGCFGSLYDEPSQLLFVGTNLTSNTYIHSIEEWLDVPNRLLNSSRPLKVIDYDKTSYDVTYIGHNTVDGSVSENYGRIEQMLYDQDIATTFTFGDATCMLVEVKAMTELIMKLLEKDPDYFGFR